One Mangifera indica cultivar Alphonso chromosome 4, CATAS_Mindica_2.1, whole genome shotgun sequence genomic region harbors:
- the LOC123214748 gene encoding REF/SRPP-like protein At1g67360 produces METERKKLELKHLGFVRTAAIQALMCVSSLYDYAKSNSGPLRSAVGTVESAVTTVVGPVYDKFKGVPDHLLVFLDKKADEASHKFDKHAPPVAKHVVSHVHILIEMASQKAQKFVSEAQTGGPRAALHYTAGECKHFVLTSSAKAWHKLNRYAIFHTVAEITVPTAAHWSDKYNHVVLDLNNKGYPVVGYLPAVPIDEIAKAFKQTEAEKKVNRTEPGSSSDSD; encoded by the exons ATGGAGACCGAGAGGAAGAAACTAGAACTGAAGCACCTTGGATTTGTCAGGACGGCTGCGATTCAAGCACTGATGTGCGTGTCGAGCTTGTACGACTACGCCAAGAGTAACTCGGGGCCGTTACGATCGGCCGTTGGGACCGTGGAGAGTGCAGTGACAACCGTCGTCGGACCTGTCTATGATAAATTTAAGGGCGTTCCTGATCATCTCCTTGTTTTTCTCGATAAAAAG GCGGATGAAGCTTCACACAAGTTCGATAAACATGCTCCACCAGTGGCAAAGCATGTGGTGAGCCATGTCCATATTTTAATAGAGATGGCCTCGCAGAAAGCCCAAAAGTTTGTGAGTGAGGCTCAGACTGGAGGCCCACGCGCAGCTTTGCATTATACTGCTGGAGAGTGTAAACATTTCGTTCTCACAAGTTCTGCCAAGGCGTGGCATAAGCTAAACCGCTATGCAATCTTCCACACCGTGGCGGAGATTACAGTGCCAACGGCTGCCCATTGGTCAGACAAGTATAACCATGTCGTTTTGGACTTGAACAATAAGGGTTATCCGGTCGTGGGCTATCTTCCCGCGGTTCCCATTGATGAAATTGCCAAGGCTTTTAAGCAGACTGAAGCTGAGAAGAAAGTAAATAGGACTGAACCAGGTTCAAGCTCGGATTCTGATTAA
- the LOC123214749 gene encoding uncharacterized protein LOC123214749 yields the protein MGFIMEFAENLVLRLMEDPKERDRKFRERLYERKDRCKKTKEMWSYPLRPYGFWTFERHNAQLRWDAQISQVPGRRDPYDDLLEETYGTTASK from the coding sequence ATGGGATTTATAATGGAGTTTGCGGAGAATTTGGTTCTGAGGTTGATGGAGGACCCGAAGGAGAGGGACAGGAAATTTAGGGAACGTTTGTATGAGAGGAAAGATAGGTGCAAGAAGACAAAGGAGATGTGGAGCTATCCACTGCGTCCGTACGGGTTCTGGACATTTGAGAGACATAATGCTCAGCTCCGTTGGGATGCTCAGATTAGCCAGGTGCCTGGTCGCAGGGACCCTTATGATGACCTTCTTGAGGAAACCTATGGTACCACTGCCTCCAAATAA